One stretch of Chitinophagaceae bacterium DNA includes these proteins:
- a CDS encoding type II toxin-antitoxin system RelE/ParE family toxin encodes NNPRPQGFIKLKGRDAFRIRVANYRIIYEIQDSILLVDVVDLGHRKDIYK; translated from the coding sequence GCAACAACCCACGACCACAGGGGTTTATAAAACTCAAAGGCAGGGATGCTTTTCGCATTCGGGTAGCCAATTATCGTATTATCTACGAAATCCAGGATTCCATTCTATTGGTGGATGTGGTCGATTTGGGGCATAGAAAGGATATTTACAAATAG